The Archangium primigenium genomic interval TCGTGACCGTCAAGGTGCTCCTGCCGGCGGAGCTGGCGTACGTGCTGGCCCATGGCGCGGAGGGGCACGCCGAGCTGGCCCGGCGCTTCTCCAAGAATGGCGAGGTGCTCCTGTCCCGGACGCGGCGGCGCGCCGTGGTGTAGCGCCGCTCACAGGGTCGCGTTGAGCTCCAGCACGGGCAGCTTGGGCGACATCACGTCCGGGTACTTGATGCCCGCGCCCGTGTTGAGCAGGAGCACGCGCTGGCCCGCGTTCAGCCAGCCGTCGCGCAGCAGCAGGCGCGCGGCACCCACCAGCGCGGCGCCCTCGGGGCAGATGAAGGCCCCCTCCTGGCGGCTGATGCGCTCCAGGCCCCACAGCGTGTCGGCGTCCGGCACCGCCACGCAGGTGCCTCCCGTCTCCCGCACCGCCTGGAGCACCAGGAAGTCCCCGAGCGCCTTGGGCACCCGGATGCCTTGCGCCACCGTGCTCGCGCCCTCCCACTTCTCCGAGACGTCCTTGCCCTCGCGGAATGCCTTCACGATGGGCTGGCACCCCTCGGCCTGCACCGCCACGAGCTTGGGGAAGCGCACGCCCTCCGGCAGCCAGCCCAGCTCCCGCATCTCCAGGAGCGCCTTGTAGATGCCGATGATGCCCACGCCGCCACCGGTGGGGTACAGGATGACGTCCGGCAGGCTCCAGCCGAGCTGCTCGGCGATCTCGTAGCCCATCGTCTTCTTGCCCTCGATCCGGTAGGGCTCCTTGAGCGTGGCGGCCTCGAACCAGCCGTGCGCCTTGGCCGAGCGCGAGACGATGGCGCCCGCGTCGGTGATCTGCCCCCGCACCATGTACGCCTGGGCCCCCACCGCCGAGGCCTCCAGCACGCTCATGGCGGGCGCGTCCGTGGGCATCACCAGGGTGACGGAGATGCCCGCGCGGGCTCCGTAGCTCGCCCAGGCCCCGCCCGCGTTGCCGTTGGTGGGCATGGCGAGCGCGGTGATGCCCAATTCCTTCGCCCGGCTCACCCCCGTGGCGGCGCCGCGCGCCTTGAAGGACGCGGTGGGGTTGAGCCCCTCGTCCTTGAGCCACAGGTCCGGCAGACCCAGCTCCGCGCCCAGCCGGGGCAGGGGAAAGAGCGGCGTCATGCCCTCGCCGAGCGTCACCAGGTTCCGATCGTCGCGCAGCGGCAACAGCTCGCGGTAGCGCCACAGCGAGGCCACGCGGCCGGCCAGGTCCGAGGGCCGCACGGCGCGCGCCACGGCCTTCAAGTCATAGCGCACGAGCAGCGGGCCGCCACAGACGCACAGGTTCTGCACCCGGTCCGCGTCATGGGTCTGCTGGCAGCGGGCGCACTCCAGATGGGACAGGAAGGACATGGTGCGCTGTCTTATCTGGGTCCGGCGCGGATCTCGAAGTCCGAGGAGAAGGTCTCCCCCGGGGCCACGTGCACGAGGCCCTCGCCCGAGCGCAGCGCGCCGCCCGGAGCCGTCCAGGGCTCCACGCAGACGAAGTCCCGGCCCCGCAGCGTCCACACGACGAGCGTCTTGAACGACGAACTCCAGGACAGCTCCACCGGGCGCAGGCCCGGGCCCCGCGAGAGCGTGGTGCGTGTCCCGGAGGGGTCCAGCACGTGCAGGTCCACCTCGGCGCCGGTGAGGTCCAGGCCCGTGTAGGGCACCGGGGCCTGTGCCTGGTTGTCCCAGGCGCGCGTGGCCGTGGTGTCCAGGCGCGTGATGGCCTTGTTCGCCTGGGGCACGTGGAAGTACGGGTGGTAGCCCAGGTGCAGGGGCATGGGCCGCGTGTCGCGGTTCTCGGCGGCGAACGTGAGGCGCAGCGCCTCGCCGGTGAGCGTCAGGGTGAGGCGGGCCTCGAAGTCCCAGGGGTACTCGGGCCGCGTCTTCTCGGAGGCCACGAGCGCGAGCACCGCCCGGTGCTTCTCGTGGGTGCGCACCTCCCAGGGCAGGTCTCGCGCGAAGCCATGCCGACGCATGGCCACGTCGCGGCCCTCCACGGGGTAGGTGCCGCCGGGGATGACGCCCGCGGCGGGGAAGAGCACGGGAATGCCCCCGCGCACGTTCTTCGTGGGGTCCGCGAGCGTGCTCGCGTCGAGGTAGAGCAGGGGCTCGCCGCCGACGTCGAAGCGACTGACGAGCGCTCCCCGCTCGGGCACGAGCTCCACCACGCTGTCGCCATCCGTGAGCACCACCATGTCATCCACCTCCTGGGCCGGGCGCGTGTCCTAGCCCAGGCGTGGACCGGGTTTCACGGCCTTCTCACTGGAGCGCGGACCACACGTCGGGCGGCAGACGGTCCGTCGAGAGGAACACCTCGGCGCAGCCGGAGCGGCCCTGGGCCATGGCCTCGCGCCGGTGGAAGGCGTCCAGCGTGGGGGCCACCGCCCGCGAGCCGCCGAACTGGAAGTCCACCTGGGTGCGGTAGTGGTTGCAGCCGGCGACCTTGCGCGGCAGCTCCGCGGTGACGTTCACGGCCAGGGGCTTGAGGCCCGAGGGCACGGAGTCATCCGGCTCGGCATGGGGCTGGCGCACGGCGTAGGGCGTGTCGCGGTACCACAGCGTCCGGCCCGGCTCGAGGCCCAGTGAGGGCAGGGCCCGCACCAGCTGGACATGGTCCACGTGGCTGCCCAGCGCCTGCGGCACGAAGACGAGGTCCGGCCGCAGCTCCTTCATCAGCGGGGCGAGCATGTCCACCAGGGGGCCCTCGATGGCGTCCTCCCGGCGCGGCGGCGTGAAGAGCGTCTCCCGGACATAACCCCGGTGGGGGGCCTCGGGCAGGTCCCCCCACACCAGCCGGTCCACGCCCATGAGCGTCGCGAAGTCCCGATCCTCCTCCCGGCGCAGCGCCATGTAGTCCACCTCCGGGGCGATGCCCTTGGACGTCTGGCACTCCAGGGCGAAGCCGGTGGGGTGGGGCACCGAGCGGGTGAAGCAGGTGACGAGCGCCACCGTCCACCCCTGGTCCTTGAGACGGGCGAGCGTGCCTCCACAGGAGAAGGCCACGTCGTCCAGGTGCGGCGAGAGGAAGAGGGCGGTGCTCATAGCAGGTGCGGCGCGCTCCGGAAGCGGCAGGAAGGATCGGCCTTCTCCGCGGTGGTCTGGGGATCGTAGAGGCCCGTCCACCCCGTGTCCGGACGGGTGCCGGTCAGGTCCGCGTAGACGTCCTGGATCTGACGGCCCACGGCCTGCCAGGAGTACAGCTCGCGCACTTCCTTGAGCGCCTGGCGCGCGAGGCGCTCGCGCAGCGCGGGCTCGTCCAGCATCCGGGCGATGGCGTCGGCCAGGGCGTCCGCGTCCTTGGGCGGCACGAGCAGCGCGTCGCGTCCGTCCTCCAGGCAGTCCACCACGCCCACCGCCCGCGTGGACACGATGGGCAGGCCCGTGGCCATGGCCTCCAGGATGGTGTTGGAGAAGCCCTCCGAGTACGTGGGCGACACGAAGAGGTCTCCCCGGCGGTAGATCTCGGGCGCGTGCTCGTAGTCGGAGTAGCCGGGCATCTCCACGCGGCCCCCGAGGCCCAGCTCGCCCACGCTGGCGCGCACCGCCTCCACGTCCGGACCGATGCCCGAGACGATGAGCTTGAGGTCGCGGCCGGAGGCCACGAGCTTCTTCATCGCGTGCATCATCTCCATCACGCCTTTCCGGGCGTCCACGCGGCCGTGGTACAGCAGCACGGGCGTGGGGCTCAGGGCGCCAATCGCCGACTCGTCGCGCGGGTGGAAGCGCCGGGTGTCGGTGGCGCCGGGGACGATGGTGAAGCGGTCCATGCCCGTGCCGTGGTGGCCCTTCACCTCCTCGGCGAAGGACTGGCTGCCGATGAGCAGCGCGCCCGAGTGGCCGAGCACCGCCAGCATGGCCTGCTTGTGGGTGGCGCAGCAGGTGCCCACCCAGTGGCCGTCACCGCCCTGGATGGAGACCACGTTGGGCAGTCCCAGCCGCCGGCTCGCCTCCAGCGCCGCCAGGCCGCACGGATAGCCGTACTGGGCGTGGATGAGATCGAAGGGCCGCAGGCGGTGCTCGCGCTCGATGATGGCGACCATGTCCTCCACGTCCTGCTCGAAGCTGGCGGGCAGGCCGTCGTTGACGCGCTGCTCGCCCAGTGCCTCGCGACCGAGCACCTTGGCGCCGTTCACCTCGGGCGGAGGGCCCCCGCCGTACACCGAGGCGCCCGCCTGATCGTTGCGGTACTGGCTCACCATGGTGACGTCGTGGCCACAGGAGACCAGCTCCTGCACCAGGTTGAGGGCATAGACGCTCATGCCGGAGATGGCGGGAAAGAAGCGCCGGGAAATGAAACACACGCGCAGCGGATTCGGGCTCAAGGCGAGGCCTCCAGTTGAGAAGGAAGGTGGGCCCGCAACCACTCCAGGGCCTGGGGCACCATGGTGTGGGCGCGGTGTGCATCCCGGGACAGCTCCACGCACACGAGCCGGCGGTAGCCGATGTCCTGGAGCGCCTGGAGCACCGAGGGCATGTCGAGGTCTCCCTCGCCGAAGGGCAGGTGCTCGTGCACGCCGCGCTTCATGTCCTCCACGGCCACGGTGCCCAGCACCGGTGCCAGCTCGCGCACGGCGTCCGCGGCCCCGCGCTCCTGGGTCACCAGGAGGTGGCCCACGTCCAGGGCGATCTTGATGGGCGCGGCGCCCAGGGCGATGACGTCGTGCTGCAGCCGCAGCCAGTCATCCACCGTCTCCACGCGCATGCCGGGCTCGGCCTCCACCGCCGCCACCACGCCGCGCGAGGCCGCGTAGTCGGACAGCCGGGCCACCCCCTCCACGAGCCACTCCCACGACTGCGTGGGGTCCACGCCCGCCTGGGGCACGCCGCCCCAGAAGGACACCGCCTCGCCGCGGCAGGTGGCGCAGATGTCCACCGCCCGGCGCAGGAAGTCGAGCCGACGCTCGCGGCCCACGGCATCCGGGGTGACGAGCGTGGGCTCGTGCTTGGCGCGGGGGTCGAGCAGGAAGCGCGCCCCCGTCTCCACCACCACGTCCAGGCCGAGCCGGTCGAGCAGCCCCGCCAGGGCCCCCGCGCGCCGCTCCAGGTCGGGCGCGAAGGGATCGAAGTGGTGATGGTCCAGGGTGAGGGCCACGCCGTCGTAGCCGCAGTCGGCGATGAGCCGCAGGGCGTCCTCGAAGCGGTGGTTGGACACCCCGTTGGTGTTGTAGGCGAAACGCAGCGTCATGACTCAGGCTCCTCCAAACTTCTTGCGGTCGCGCATCAGCACCTGCACGGCGTGACGCTCGGGCTCGCGGTAGAGCGCGTACAGGCGGCCCACGCGCTTTTCCGCCTCCTGCACGTTGAACCAGGCGGGCCCGCCCAGCCGGGCCTCGGCGGCGGGGGTGAGGCGCACGGGCCTGGCGCCCTCGGGCGGCGCGCCCACGCCCGCGAGCCTCCGCTCGCCCCGCTGCATCAGCTTGGCCACGTTGCGCTCGCCGATGCGGTCGTACGTCATCGTCTCCACCTCGAGCCCGGGCACCACCACCTTCACGGAGTGCAGGGCGTGGCCCTCGGGCGACAGGTCCGCCACGAGGATGTCGAAGCCCGACCCGGTCAGCAGGCGCACCACCTGCTCGAGCCGCTCGGTGGGATCCAGGGTGACCTGGACCTGGGGCAGGTCATTGAAGCGCACCGAGCGCTCGTGCTTGAGCGTGACGGCCGTCAGGGCGCGCAGGGCGGGCGCGGACATCTGCGCCCAGTCGAGCATGTCGCGCAGGGCCCGGTTCTCCTCCGTGCCCAGGCTCTTCTCCACCTCGGGCAGCACCTTGCGGAGGTACTCGGGCGGGACCACGCCCTTGAGCGCGGCGAGGGGGCCATGGCCGAAGGCCTTGCGGGTGCGCGAGCCGGCGTACTCCAGCAGCGCCTTGCGCAGGGCCCGGTCCCGGTCGGGGTCGGCCGCCTCGCCGCAGGCCGTCACCATGAGCGGCTGGTGGTCCGCGTGCAGGTCCCGGCCCACCACGTAGACACTCACCAGGCCGAAGTCGGTGCTGGCCAGCTTGGCCATGATCTCGATGCCCGCGCGGCGGTAGAGCTCCAGCACCTCACGCACCTCGGGCGACACGTCCGCGCCCTCCAGGTCGATGACGACGCCCTGGTCCAGGGCGCGGTAGCCCACGCAGTTGCCGTCGCGCTGCAGCAGCTCGAGGATGCCGTGGACGATGGCCCGGTCCCGCGTGAGGCCCGCGCCCTGGCCATTGGTGATGGGGCGGATGAGGGGCGTGCGGCCCTGCTGGAGCTGCCCGGGATCCGTGGCGATGTACTCCTCGGGCACGAGCACCCGCTCGCCCGTGGTCAGGCGCGTCGTCTCCACCCAGGTGAGCGTCATGTCCGGGTGGTAGGGGCTGCCCGCGGGCAGACACAGCGTGAGGGGGTCGGCCACCCCCGAGGCCCCGCGCTCGCGCACCATCTGGTGGTAGCTGCCCGTGAAGCGCGGGAGCGTGGGCACGAACCGGGCGGCGGACACCTCCTCGGCCAGCTCGCCCAGGGAGCTGACCGCGGCCTCGTCCTCGGTGGCGCCGTAGCCACTGGCGGGAATCCACTGGCCGTCCTCCATCTGGAGGGCGCTCACCACCGAGGGGATGCCCAGGCGGTCCAGGGCATCGTTGCGGAAGATCATCACCTCACCGGGGGGCATGGCTCGGAGATACGCGTCACGGATGTCCTTGAAGTTCATGATGAAGGCTCCTGGTGAGGTGTGGGATCGAAGGTGGGTGAGGCTCAGCCCAGGCCGCCGCCGAAGCGGGGCTGGCGCAGGAGCAGCTGGGCGGCGTGGCGCTCGGGCTCGCGGTAGAGCGAGTACAGGCGGCCCACGAGCTGCTCGGCCAGGCGCGTGTTGAACCAGACCGGGCCGCCCAGGCGCTCCTCGGCCTCGGGCGTGAGGAGCACGGGCCGGGCGCCCTCGGGCGCCTTGCCGTGGCCCGCGAGCGGATCCTCGCGCGCGAGCAGCTTGGCGATGCCGCGCTCGCCGATGCGGTGGTAGCTCATGCTCTCCACCTCCAGGCCGGGGACGATGACCTTGACCGAGTGCACCGAGTGGTCCGAGGGCGACAGGTCCGCCACGAGGATGTCGAAGCCCGCCTGGGTGAGCTTGTTGACGAGCAGGGCGGCGCGGTCCTTGGCGTCCCCGAGCGGGCCGCTGGTGGGCAGGTCGGTGAAGGGCACACGGCGCTTCTCGCTGAGCACCGGCTTCTCGATGAGCGCGCGCATCTGGGGCGCGCTGAGCCGGGCCCAGAAGGCCATGGCGTGCAGGGCGCGGGGCTCCTCGTCCTCCAGCTTGATGTAGGGCAGGAAGCGGTCGAAGTAGCCCGGCGGCACGATGCGCGCGGCCAGCTCCAGCGGGCCGTTGGCGAACGCCTTGCGGGTGCGCGAGCCGGCGTACTCCAAGAGCGCCTTGCGCAGCGCGCGCTCGCGGTCCAGGTCCGCCGCCTCGCCGCAGGCGGTGAGCGCCATGGGCTGATCATTGAGGTACGGGTCGCGCCCCACCACGTAGACGCTCACCAGGCCGAAATCGGTGCTGGCCAGCTTGGGAATCACCTCGATGCCCAGGGACTGGTAGCGCGCGAGCAGGTCACGCACGTCGTGGCCGAGCGGGGCGTTGGTCAGGTCCAGCACCACGCCCTGGTCGAGCGCGCGGAACTGCAGGCCGTTGCCATCGCGCTGGAGCAGCTCGAGGATGCCGTGGGCGAGCGCCTGCTCCTGGGTGAGGCCCGCGCCCTGGCCGTTGGTGATGGGCGTGATGAGGGGCGAGCGACCGCGCAGCTCGCCGCCCCAGGTGGCCACCCACTCCTCGGGGATGAGCACGCGCTCGCCGGTGAGCAGGCGCTTCACCGTCACCCAGGTGAGCGGCATGTCCGCGTCGTAGTGGCTGCCCGCCGTGAGGCACAGGCGCAGGGGGTTCATCACCGCGGACTCGCCGTGGTGGCGCACCAGCTCGTTGTAGCTGCCGGTCACGCGCGGGTGGGCGCGCAGCGCGGCGTCGGTGAAGACGGCCTCGGCCATCTCGCCCAGGGCGCCCACCTCGGCTTCCTCCAGCGTGGCGCCGTAGCCGTGGGTGGCGAATTGGGTGCCCGTCTTCAACCGGAGGCTGGCCGCCACGGCGGGGACGCCTACCCGATCGATGGGATCCTCCCGGAACATCTCCAGCTCTCCCGGGGGGAAAGCACTGCGGTAGGCCTCGCGCGCTTCAACCAGACTCTGCTTCTTGCTCATGACGACAACTCCTCCAACGCAATGGCGTTCGTATGCGGCATGCCCGAAAGCAGCCGATCGAACAGGGCGAGCGCGTGTTCACGCGTCACTCCGCGCGCGAACTCAAATGGCGTGAACACGTTCTCGAACGGCAACTGCTCGAAGACCTCCCGATAGCGACGCAGCTCCGCGTGACTGAGCGGAATGGCGTAATGAAATCCCTTGTGACACGACAGGCCCACGGGCTGGCCCCTCGGGCCCAGCTCCACCTTGAGCGCGTCGCCGCTGAAGAGCGAGCGCGTGCGGGCGTCGTACATGACGCTGTGGCCCTCGTAGTGGCCGTTCACGTGGTGCAGCGTCAGGTCCGGGGCGAGCGTGTGCTCGTCATCCACGGGCCAGCGCACTTTGAAGGCCTTGGTATAGGACAGGGCATCGCGGTGCAGCACCAGCAGCGGATCGAAGCGCTCCTGGAGCTGCCACAGCGCGCCGAAGCCGTGCACGTGCGAGGAGGACAGCCAGCGGATGCCCCCCAGGGACGCGATGTGCTCGAGCGCCGGGCGCGTGTACCAGGGCGCGCCCTCGAAGGCCACGTTGCCCTCGGGCCGCGTGAGCAGCCAGCCCGTGCCACCCAGGCCGAAGCCGGGCGTGCAGCTGAAGCCGAGCACGCCGGGCAGGGCCTCGCTCCAGGTCGTCTGGAGCTGCTCGGACACGCGCGCGGCGGAGCGGAAGTCCCAGCCGTTCTCGGGCAGGGCGTTGCGCACGTCCATGCAGGTGGGGCAGTGCGGGGGCGGCTCGTGCGCGAACCACGGCTGCCAGGTGCCACAGTTGGCGCAGGCGTAGCGGACTAGCGGCACGACATGTCCCCCCAGGTGCGCGGATCGCACGAGCGCTCGAGCAGGCCGAGCAGCCGCAGGTCCCGCTCGGGCGCGAACGGATAGGTCCGGCCCTCCAGCACGGCGGAGGAGAAGGCCTCCACCTGGTTGAGGAAGGGGCTGCGGTCCTCCTCGGGCGACAGCTCCACGGGCCGCTCGGCGCCGGTGGCCGCGTCGGTGAGCGTCAGCGTGCCCCCGGGCGTCTGGCCCATGGTCTTGTAGGCGAGCGCGCGCGCCTGGGTTCCGATGATCTCCAGGGTGCGGCGCGGGTAGTTGTCCGGGCAGTTGTAGGCCACCTGGAGCATGCCGAGGATGCCGCTCTTCATGCGGCCCACGAGCACGGCGCCATCATCCACGGCGTAGTCGTGCACGCGCCGCTGCTGCACGGCGATGAGCGACTCCCACTCGTCGCCGAGCAGCACCTCGAGCAGGTCGATGCCGTGGGGCGCCAGGTCGATCATCGCGCCGCCGCCGGCCTGGCGCGGGTCGATGCGCCAGTTGTTGGCCGTCCAGTCGCGCGGCGTCCAGCAGGCGTAGTGGATGCGCGCCTGGGTGACGGTGCCCAGGGCGCCCTCGTGGATGAGGGTGCGCAGCTTGCGGTGGGCCGCGTGGTGGCGCTGGTCGAAGGCGGTGGCGTACATCACGCCCGCGCGCTTGCACGCCTCCACCATGCGCACGCCATCCTCCAGGCGCGTGGCCATGGGCTTCTCGCAGAAGACGTGCTTGCCCGCGGCGGCGCACGCCTCCGTGAGGGCGGCGTGCGCGTGGTTGGGCGTGGCGATGTAGACCGCCTGGACGTCGGGGTCCTGCAGCACCTGGCGCAGCTCGGTGTGCCGGAGCACCTCGTCGCCGGGCATGCGCGCGAGGGCCTCGGCATCCAGATCACACAGCGCCACGAGCCGGGCATTGCCCGCCTGCAACACCGCGGGGGCCACGTAGTCCCGGGCCACCCATCCACACCCCACGATGGCCCACCCGAGCCGGCGTGAGCGAGGCAATGCACAAATCATCGGACTTCCCCTCCCCTCGGTACTGCTGAACGGATTGCTGGCGCGGCCAGGCGGCTAGTGGATGAGACCCGCGGCGGCGAGCACCGCGTTCTCGTAGGCCTGCATGGGGCCTTCGTGGATGAGGTCCAGGTCCACCATCGCCTGGCGCAGGGTGAAGCCCGCGGCGCGTGCATGCGCGTCCATCTCCAGCACCCGGTCCATCGCGTCGGCGGCGTGAAAGGCGCGCGCCTCCGGGCTGTCCGTGTGCGGCAGGATCTTCCTCGCCTCGCGCACGAGGGCGGCGAGGCCCTCGGGCAGCGTGGCGAGCACGTCCTCGGTGACGCGGGCCATGAGCGGCGCCGCGTCCTCTCCGAGCAGCCGGTCGCCGTAGTCCCCCGCGTCGGGCAGCACCACGTTGAAGAAGTGGTGGCTCAACGCGGCCACGAAGGGGATGGCCGGGTCCGCGCCGAAGAGCGGGGAGACGAGCACCGACGCCACGGCCACCACGTAGCAGTGGTCGGCGTGGCTCTCCGCGGGCAGGAGCACCACGCGCGGCGTGTTGGCGCGCGTGGGTCCGGCCCGGGGTTGACGCACCAGCCGCTCGACGAAGGCGGGCGGCTGGATTTGCCCCGGGACCGGCAGTCCGGCGAGCGCCGTGTGCAGGCGCTCGCGCAGCTCCCGGTCCAGGGGCTCCGCCGCGGCGTCCAGGCCCCGGCGGAGGACTTTCACGGCGCGCTCGTGCGGCATGCCGGCCCGGGACAGCACGTCCAGGTCGATGCCCCCCAACCGGATGCCGGTCAGGGCGAGCGCCGCTTCCCGCAGCGCCAGGGTGTCCGGATGCACGCCTGACACCAGGGCCGCCCAGGCCCGGCGGAAGCCATGGGCCGCCAGTCCCTCCGGTTGATCCGGTGTCCGCACCCGCTTGAGGTCCATCAGCTCGCCCACCAGGGGGCGAAGCCCGGCCAGGCGGCCGGGGACCGCGGTGATTCCCTGCGCAGTGTCCTTCATGGCCTAGCCCCGGATGCGCTCGCCGCCGCCGGTGGTCTGCACGCTCTCCTTGCCCAGCCAGCTCATCAGCCGGCGCTGCTGCTCGGGCACGGCGTGCTCGGGCGTGCCGCCGTTGCGCGTCATGGGCGCCTTGAAGAAGCAGCCCAGCTCCTCGATGACGCCCGCCTCCCCGCGGCGCTTGGCCAGGTCCAGCGTGCGCGCCAGCTCCACCACCAGCGGCGCGGCGAGGATGGAGTCCTTGCAGAGGAAGTTGATCTTCAGCTGCATGGGCTGACCGCAGAAGCCGATGACGTCGATGTTGTCCCAGGCCTCCTTGTTGTCACCGCGCGGCCGGTAGTACTGGATCTGCACGATGTGATCCTGGACCTTGTAGCCGAGGATGCTGTCGAGCACGGCGCCCTTGGTGTCGATCTTCGACGCCTTGGAGGCCGGATCGTTGAGCGCCTCGCCGTCGCGGTTGCCCAGGATGTTGGTGGAGTACCAGCCGTCCACGTACAGCGCGCGGTCGCGCAGGGCCGGGGCGAGCACCGTCTTGAGCAGCGTCTGGCCCGTCTTGCCGTCCTTGCCCGCCACGGGCGAGCCGTTGCGGCGCGCCAGCTCCAGGATGGCCGGCACGTCCGCGGCCACGCTGGGCGTGAAGTTGGCGAAGGGGATGCCCGTGGTCACCGCCGCGTAGGCATAGAGCATGGCGGGGCTGATGTTCGGATCGTTCGCGTCGAGCGCCGTGTCGAAGGCCTCGGGCGTGGCGAACTGGGGCAGGGCGAGGTTCACCGGCCGCTCGGTGGAGGCGACGTTCACCATCACCACCCGGTCGAGCTTCTGGTCCTGCTTGAAGCGCACCAGGTCCTCGAGGATGCCGTTGACCTGGTCGCGCAGGTCCTTGGCCTTCTTGGTGGAGCTGCCCACCACGTTCTTGCAGAAGTTGGTGTTGGACGAGGCCGTCCACGGCCGCATCTTGCCGAGGATGGGGCCCACCGCGGCGAGCTGGGTCTCGTTGAGCACGCCGTGGTTGCGCGCCGCCTTCGCCAGATCGTCGTCGTACAGGTCCCACCCGCCGAAGACCAGGTCCCCGTAGTCCGCCAGCCCCACGCCCCGCACCCCCGCCAGCGGAAGGCCCTTGGTGTCCGTCAGCCCCCGCTTGAGGAGCTCCATGCCCGCCACCGCGGTCGTCGCCACCGCGCCACCCAGACCCACCAACGCGACACCCAGACGCTCCGTCCCTGCCATGTGACTACCCCTTGTTGTGAAGGCCATTGCCCTGTGGACCCATGACGACTCCGGGTCGGATTGGGCTCGCACGCCCCAGCTCCAGGGCTGCGCGAGCCTTCCGATTCATCCGGGGCTCCCACGAGTTCATGCAATGAATTGCCATGAAAGCCGTCCCTCACAACCCCCATAAGGGCATACATCCCCGGCGAGGGAGGCCAACGTCTCGTACGAGAAAGGCCGCCTGGGGCGTGTCGCGTGAAGCACAGGGACAAGGTCCCCTGGCCGACAGGATGTCTGGGTTTATCGGCCGACGAGAGTCGGGGTCGGAACCGACCGCGACCCCAGGGCAGGCCTTCCGGCGTCTCGACCCGTGAGAAACGGGGTCGGAGTGGACCCCGATTCTCCGAGGAGAATCACCCTTTCTCGGGGCGTGAGAGGTGGGGTTGGAAGTGACCGCCACGCCGGGTCCGGGTGGAATGCCTTTCATCGAAAAAAGGGCGGCGGAGCGGGGTCGAAAACACCCCGCTCCGCCGCCCGATGTCTG includes:
- a CDS encoding threonine synthase, whose protein sequence is MSFLSHLECARCQQTHDADRVQNLCVCGGPLLVRYDLKAVARAVRPSDLAGRVASLWRYRELLPLRDDRNLVTLGEGMTPLFPLPRLGAELGLPDLWLKDEGLNPTASFKARGAATGVSRAKELGITALAMPTNGNAGGAWASYGARAGISVTLVMPTDAPAMSVLEASAVGAQAYMVRGQITDAGAIVSRSAKAHGWFEAATLKEPYRIEGKKTMGYEIAEQLGWSLPDVILYPTGGGVGIIGIYKALLEMRELGWLPEGVRFPKLVAVQAEGCQPIVKAFREGKDVSEKWEGASTVAQGIRVPKALGDFLVLQAVRETGGTCVAVPDADTLWGLERISRQEGAFICPEGAALVGAARLLLRDGWLNAGQRVLLLNTGAGIKYPDVMSPKLPVLELNATL
- a CDS encoding aldose epimerase, which produces MVVLTDGDSVVELVPERGALVSRFDVGGEPLLYLDASTLADPTKNVRGGIPVLFPAAGVIPGGTYPVEGRDVAMRRHGFARDLPWEVRTHEKHRAVLALVASEKTRPEYPWDFEARLTLTLTGEALRLTFAAENRDTRPMPLHLGYHPYFHVPQANKAITRLDTTATRAWDNQAQAPVPYTGLDLTGAEVDLHVLDPSGTRTTLSRGPGLRPVELSWSSSFKTLVVWTLRGRDFVCVEPWTAPGGALRSGEGLVHVAPGETFSSDFEIRAGPR
- a CDS encoding PIG-L deacetylase family protein, whose protein sequence is MSTALFLSPHLDDVAFSCGGTLARLKDQGWTVALVTCFTRSVPHPTGFALECQTSKGIAPEVDYMALRREEDRDFATLMGVDRLVWGDLPEAPHRGYVRETLFTPPRREDAIEGPLVDMLAPLMKELRPDLVFVPQALGSHVDHVQLVRALPSLGLEPGRTLWYRDTPYAVRQPHAEPDDSVPSGLKPLAVNVTAELPRKVAGCNHYRTQVDFQFGGSRAVAPTLDAFHRREAMAQGRSGCAEVFLSTDRLPPDVWSALQ
- a CDS encoding glycosyltransferase family 4 protein, which translates into the protein MSPNPLRVCFISRRFFPAISGMSVYALNLVQELVSCGHDVTMVSQYRNDQAGASVYGGGPPPEVNGAKVLGREALGEQRVNDGLPASFEQDVEDMVAIIEREHRLRPFDLIHAQYGYPCGLAALEASRRLGLPNVVSIQGGDGHWVGTCCATHKQAMLAVLGHSGALLIGSQSFAEEVKGHHGTGMDRFTIVPGATDTRRFHPRDESAIGALSPTPVLLYHGRVDARKGVMEMMHAMKKLVASGRDLKLIVSGIGPDVEAVRASVGELGLGGRVEMPGYSDYEHAPEIYRRGDLFVSPTYSEGFSNTILEAMATGLPIVSTRAVGVVDCLEDGRDALLVPPKDADALADAIARMLDEPALRERLARQALKEVRELYSWQAVGRQIQDVYADLTGTRPDTGWTGLYDPQTTAEKADPSCRFRSAPHLL
- a CDS encoding sugar phosphate isomerase/epimerase family protein: MTLRFAYNTNGVSNHRFEDALRLIADCGYDGVALTLDHHHFDPFAPDLERRAGALAGLLDRLGLDVVVETGARFLLDPRAKHEPTLVTPDAVGRERRLDFLRRAVDICATCRGEAVSFWGGVPQAGVDPTQSWEWLVEGVARLSDYAASRGVVAAVEAEPGMRVETVDDWLRLQHDVIALGAAPIKIALDVGHLLVTQERGAADAVRELAPVLGTVAVEDMKRGVHEHLPFGEGDLDMPSVLQALQDIGYRRLVCVELSRDAHRAHTMVPQALEWLRAHLPSQLEASP
- a CDS encoding YcaO-like family protein — protein: MNFKDIRDAYLRAMPPGEVMIFRNDALDRLGIPSVVSALQMEDGQWIPASGYGATEDEAAVSSLGELAEEVSAARFVPTLPRFTGSYHQMVRERGASGVADPLTLCLPAGSPYHPDMTLTWVETTRLTTGERVLVPEEYIATDPGQLQQGRTPLIRPITNGQGAGLTRDRAIVHGILELLQRDGNCVGYRALDQGVVIDLEGADVSPEVREVLELYRRAGIEIMAKLASTDFGLVSVYVVGRDLHADHQPLMVTACGEAADPDRDRALRKALLEYAGSRTRKAFGHGPLAALKGVVPPEYLRKVLPEVEKSLGTEENRALRDMLDWAQMSAPALRALTAVTLKHERSVRFNDLPQVQVTLDPTERLEQVVRLLTGSGFDILVADLSPEGHALHSVKVVVPGLEVETMTYDRIGERNVAKLMQRGERRLAGVGAPPEGARPVRLTPAAEARLGGPAWFNVQEAEKRVGRLYALYREPERHAVQVLMRDRKKFGGA
- a CDS encoding YcaO-like family protein, encoding MSKKQSLVEAREAYRSAFPPGELEMFREDPIDRVGVPAVAASLRLKTGTQFATHGYGATLEEAEVGALGEMAEAVFTDAALRAHPRVTGSYNELVRHHGESAVMNPLRLCLTAGSHYDADMPLTWVTVKRLLTGERVLIPEEWVATWGGELRGRSPLITPITNGQGAGLTQEQALAHGILELLQRDGNGLQFRALDQGVVLDLTNAPLGHDVRDLLARYQSLGIEVIPKLASTDFGLVSVYVVGRDPYLNDQPMALTACGEAADLDRERALRKALLEYAGSRTRKAFANGPLELAARIVPPGYFDRFLPYIKLEDEEPRALHAMAFWARLSAPQMRALIEKPVLSEKRRVPFTDLPTSGPLGDAKDRAALLVNKLTQAGFDILVADLSPSDHSVHSVKVIVPGLEVESMSYHRIGERGIAKLLAREDPLAGHGKAPEGARPVLLTPEAEERLGGPVWFNTRLAEQLVGRLYSLYREPERHAAQLLLRQPRFGGGLG